From a single Athene noctua chromosome 2, bAthNoc1.hap1.1, whole genome shotgun sequence genomic region:
- the UQCRB gene encoding cytochrome b-c1 complex subunit 7: MAARAPVAGGGRLLDKIRKWYYNAAGFNKYGLMRDDTLYEDDDVKEALKRLPEHLYNERIFRIKRALDLSLKHQILPKDQWVKYEEDNHYLEPYLKEVIRERLEKEAWNKK, encoded by the exons ATGGCGGCGAGGGCACCTG TTGCAGGAGGTGGTCGACTGTTAGACAAGATTCGCAAGTGGTATTATAATGCAGCTGGATTCAACAAATACG GATTAATGCGAGATGATACATTGTATGAAGATGATGATGTAAAAGAAGCACTGAAGAGACTTCCAGAACATCTTTACAATGAAAGAATATTTCGTATAAAGCGAGCACTTGATTTAAGCTTGAAACATCAGATCCTTCCAAAAGACCAGTGGGTGAAGTACGAAGAG gataaCCACTATCTTGAACCATACCTAAAAGAAGTAATCCGTGAAAGACTTGAAAAAGAAGCATGGAACAAGAAATAA